In one window of Chryseobacterium viscerum DNA:
- a CDS encoding AraC family transcriptional regulator, whose translation MSKNLLKFLFLLITAVPILAQKKSSFDLICEKTSSVTAYKDLPKAIKTADSLYMLAQKPSEKIQCLILSSELYHHAGELKKAICYSENAHSVINQTNNPEWMAVVTRLLGRQYRQVGLYERSKKYIVKGLEASGRITDFQKSNEAAGLLNQEMAFYEMELGNYSNAIRFIESSLKYFERINSRNEDRTAAASYQLLGDAYFKLSDYPVSENYYRKAEGLLKVGSCTLGLVYNGLGGIRLKQKNWKEAELYLKKAEKIADTSRSLTLKKAVYSNINDYYEGVGDNFKASLYAVKYVRTYDSIAARNQSFTMKGAEISKGKISKKGGHMNLVKNATIIVLFTLLIGLLVFFRMKQKKQRSKFRNIIRTQLKVMSSRSNHPLKQSDGSEFSNISVEEIDEKDSETDRRRNDSLMTSETESKLLELLDDFEKGDLYNNKGMSLSFLAGELNTNTKYLSYVINQHKSADFKSYVNRLRIKYIVDKLINDEKYRQYKISILADECGFSSHSKFAAVFKAVTDYSPSAYIKYLDAENQSDKNVHFPEND comes from the coding sequence ATGTCTAAAAATCTCCTGAAATTTTTGTTTTTGCTGATAACAGCAGTCCCCATATTGGCTCAGAAAAAAAGCAGCTTTGACCTGATCTGTGAAAAAACTTCTTCTGTTACGGCGTATAAGGACTTACCCAAAGCGATCAAGACTGCGGATTCTCTTTATATGTTGGCACAGAAACCTTCTGAGAAAATACAATGTCTTATTCTCTCATCAGAACTTTATCATCATGCTGGTGAGCTTAAAAAAGCTATTTGCTATAGTGAAAACGCCCACTCAGTAATCAATCAGACTAACAATCCTGAATGGATGGCTGTTGTAACCAGATTACTTGGCAGACAATATAGACAGGTAGGGTTGTATGAAAGGTCTAAAAAATACATTGTAAAAGGGCTGGAAGCTTCCGGCAGGATTACTGATTTTCAAAAAAGCAATGAAGCGGCAGGGCTCTTGAATCAGGAAATGGCTTTCTATGAAATGGAACTGGGTAATTACTCAAATGCAATACGGTTTATAGAATCTTCCCTGAAATATTTTGAAAGAATCAATAGCCGTAATGAAGACAGGACTGCTGCTGCTTCCTATCAATTGCTGGGTGATGCCTATTTCAAACTTAGTGATTATCCCGTTTCTGAAAATTATTACAGGAAAGCTGAAGGCCTGCTTAAAGTTGGAAGCTGTACGCTCGGATTGGTTTATAATGGTTTGGGAGGAATCCGTCTGAAACAGAAAAACTGGAAAGAAGCTGAACTATATCTTAAAAAAGCAGAAAAAATAGCAGATACTTCCCGAAGTCTTACATTGAAAAAAGCAGTATACTCCAATATAAATGATTACTATGAAGGAGTAGGGGATAATTTCAAAGCTTCTTTATATGCTGTGAAATATGTAAGGACATATGACAGTATTGCAGCCCGTAATCAAAGTTTCACAATGAAAGGGGCAGAGATTTCAAAAGGGAAGATCAGCAAAAAGGGCGGACATATGAATCTGGTGAAAAATGCCACCATTATTGTCCTGTTTACTTTGTTGATTGGTTTACTTGTTTTCTTCAGAATGAAGCAGAAAAAACAACGTTCAAAGTTCAGAAATATCATAAGAACTCAGTTGAAAGTGATGAGCAGCAGGAGTAATCATCCTTTAAAACAATCTGATGGTTCTGAGTTTTCCAATATATCTGTGGAAGAAATTGATGAAAAAGATTCTGAAACAGACCGAAGACGAAATGATTCTCTGATGACTTCCGAAACCGAATCAAAGCTGCTTGAACTTCTTGACGATTTTGAGAAAGGTGATCTCTATAACAATAAAGGAATGTCTCTGTCTTTTCTTGCAGGTGAATTAAACACCAATACAAAATACCTGTCTTATGTAATTAACCAGCATAAAAGTGCTGACTTTAAATCATATGTCAACCGTTTAAGAATCAAATATATTGTTGATAAGCTGATCAACGATGAGAAGTACAGGCAATATAAAATAAGCATTCTTGCTGATGAATGCGGCTTCTCTTCACACAGTAAGTTTGCTGCAGTTTTCAAAGCAGTCACAGACTATTCTCCATCAGCTTATATCAAATATCTTGATGCTGAAAATCAATCAGATAAAAATGTTCATTTTCCTGAAAATGATTAA